The following are encoded together in the Macadamia integrifolia cultivar HAES 741 chromosome 10, SCU_Mint_v3, whole genome shotgun sequence genome:
- the LOC122091875 gene encoding cation/calcium exchanger 1-like, translating into MARLASLFHGKEFYLFLNISFLLLLSFYLASQFYPSDSHFQLNQFKQSSSNITSFKILYESTDQDAGCSNLHRYHDYKAKCAYLRSEKGCQPEGYIDYLQLFYCNCGRYPILGYTVLVLWFIVLFYLLGNTTADYFCSSLDRLSIVLKLSPAIAGATLLSLGNGAPDVFSSIVSFVGTGAGEVGLNSILGGAFFVSSIVAGIISILVGPHKISIDKSSFIRDTVFFLLVLSSLLLILLIGRINLWGAITFVSLYFVYVLFVATTHFCNLFPRSPILPSTRSLLAHETEGFNDLGVPLVAYVDEEILIPNGKDGILVDGDNLVSPTCYYFGLFLLILDLPLYLPRRLTIPVVSEERWSKPYAVISVTLAPLLLTALWNSQGGDSSGPKTGLLIYIIGGLAGITFGVLAYVTTDNSNPPKKYLLPWLVGGFLMSVTWTYVIAEELVALLVSIGHVFRINPSILGLTVLAWGNSLGDLIADIALAVNGGPDGVQVAISGCYAGPIFNTLMGLGLSFVFSAWHAYPSSFIIPRDSSLYETLGFLMCGLLWALAVLPNKRMRIDRTLGAGLLVLYICFLSLRLARETGLLQLHGSASSIVP; encoded by the coding sequence ATGGCACGATTGGCCTCCCTATTCCATGGCAAAGAGTTCTATCTCTTCCTCAACATAtccttccttctcctcctttctttctaCCTCGCATCCCAATTTTATCCCTCTGATTCTCATTTCCAGCTCAATCAGTTCAAACAATCCAGTAGCAACATAACCTCATTCAAGATCCTGTATGAATCAACTGACCAAGATGCAGGCTGCAGCAACCTCCACAGGTACCATGATTACAAAGCTAAGTGTGCATACCTGAGATCTGAAAAGGGGTGCCAGCCTGAAGGCTACATAGACTATCTCCAGCTCTTCTACTGCAATTGTGGCAGATACCCAATATTGGGTTACACTGTCCTTGTCCTCTGGTTCATAGTGCTATTCTACCTGTTAGGTAACACAACAGCCGATTATTTCTGTTCCTCCCTGGACAGACTATCAATAGTCCTGAAACTTTCTCCGGCGATAGCCGGTGCCACTCTCCTTTCTCTTGGCAATGGTGCCCCAGATGTATTCTCTAGTATTGTCTCTTTTGTGGGTACCGGAGCCGGTGAAGTCGGCCTGAATAGCATCTTGGGAGGGGCCTTCTTTGTATCTAGCATTGTTGCTGGTATCATAAGCATTTTAGTTGGTCCTCATAAGATATCCATTGATAAGTCTAGCTTCATAAGAGACACTGTTTTCTTCCTTCtagttctttcttctctccttctgaTCTTGCTTATTGGGAGAATTAACCTGTGGGGTGCAATAACTTTTGTTTCTTTATACTTTGTGTATGTGCTTTTTGTAGCAACCACACATTTCTGCAATCTCTTTCCCAGGTCTCCTATATTGCCCTCTACAAGGAGCTTACTTGCACATGAAACTGAGGGATTCAATGATTTGGGAGTGCCATTGGTGGCTTATGTTGATGAAGAAATTCTCATTCCAAATGGAAAAGATGGTATTCTTGTAGACGGAGATAATCTTGTTTCACCAACTTGTTACTACTTTGGCTTGTTTCTGTTGATTCTGGATCTTCCTCTTTACTTACCAAGGAGATTGACAATACCTGTGGTTTCTGAGGAAAGATGGTCTAAGCCATATGCAGTGATATCAGTTACATTGGCACCACTTCTATTGACAGCTCTTTGGAACTCTCAAGGAGGAGACAGTAGTGGTCCCAAAACAGGCCTATTGATCTATATTATTGGTGGTTTGGCAGGAATTACTTTTGGGGTCCTTGCATATGTGACTACTGACAATTCCAACCCACCAAAGAAATACTTACTTCCTTGGCTTGTTGGAGGATTTTTGATGAGTGTCACTTGGACTTATGTCATAGCTGAGGAACTGGTTGCTTTGTTAGTTTCAATTGGCCATGTATTTAGGATCAATCCTTCAATTCTAGGGCTGACTGTGCTTGCCTGGGGCAACTCATTAGGGGACTTGATTGCTGATATTGCACTGGCAGTGAATGGTGGGCCAGATGGAGTCCAGGTAGCGATATCAGGCTGTTACGCGGGGCCCATCTTTAACACATTAATGGGCTTGGGCTTGTCATTTGTTTTCTCAGCCTGGCATGCATACCCATCTTCCTTTATCATCCCCAGGGACTCTTCTCTTTACGAGACTCTTGGGTTTCTGATGTGTGGCCTGCTTTGGGCCCTAGCTGTCCTTCCAAACAAAAGGATGAGAATAGATAGGACTTTGGGTGCAGGGCTATTGGTCTTATACATCTGCTTCCTTTCTCTTAGGCTGGCCAGGGAAACTGGACTACTTCAACTTCATGGCTCTGCTTCTTCCATTGTTCCCTAG